A window from Pagrus major chromosome 4, Pma_NU_1.0 encodes these proteins:
- the rnaset2 gene encoding ribonuclease T2 → MRLYYPLLFCLAAALSSAFVVSSPHMWTKLILTHHWPSTFCSMEHCHPNISYWTLHGLWPDKGIDCNSSWHFNSSEIEDLLPDMMKSWPDLLNPSSTGFWKYEWHKHGTCAAKAASLNSEHKYFSKALELYHKVDLDSILKKFDITPSEKYYTFSQVEGVIENFYGVTPKIQCVHPKNAEFQILGQIEICFNSDFTLLDCERHSTMETISKGDNSTAVNKASGFSVCDHDTPVYYPPLKKTHTNTN, encoded by the exons ATGAGGCTCTACTATCCTCTTCTGTTCTGCCTGGCAGCAGCTCTGTCCTCTGCCTTTGTGGTTTCATCTCC ACACATGTGGACCAAATTGATCCTGACCCACCACTGGCCAAGCACCTTCTGCAGT atggAGCACTGCCATCCCAACATTAGCTACTGGACGCTACATGGACTCTg gCCGGATAAAGGGATTGACTGCAATTCATCGTGGCATTTCAACTCCTCTGAAATAGAG gacCTGCTTCCAGACATGATGAAGAGTTGGCCTGACTTGCTTAACCCATCATCTACTGGATTCTG gAAATATGAGTGGCACAAACATGGTACATGTGCAGCCAAAGCAGCTTCTCTGAATAGTGAACATAAATACTTCAGCAAGGCACTGGAGCTATACCATAAAGTGGATCTGGACAG CATCCTGAAGAAGTTTGACATCACTCCTTCAGAAAAGTACTACACG tTTTCACAAGTTGAAGGAGTCATTGAGAACTTCTACGGTGTCACACCTAAGATCCAATGTGTCCATCCAAAG AATGCTGAATTCCAGATTTTGGGGCAGATTGAGATCTGTTTCAACTCTGACTTCACCCTCCTGGACTGTGAGAGACATTCAACCATGGAAACCATATCTAAGGGAGACAATTCCACAGCTGTTAACAAAGCATCtgggttcagtgtgtgtgatcacGATACACCAGTTTACTACCCGCCTCTTAAAAAAAcgcatacaaacacaaactga